One stretch of Miscanthus floridulus cultivar M001 chromosome 18, ASM1932011v1, whole genome shotgun sequence DNA includes these proteins:
- the LOC136521224 gene encoding protein CYTOKININ-RESPONSIVE GATA TRANSCRIPTION FACTOR 1-like, which yields MSAIYMSQLSTALPLMEGDHHQDHHHHHHQGHFQAFTLPKDPPILFPFVISNSSASESSLSYGSADHHLLRQHRHQAMLEPQHMIGGSSAASSVFTTPFPTMESIRDDMIEPASYDPYDMGKLHQVVGGGSMDACSWTPPAAKMRITRKATADPSGAAGKKPRRRAHQAGYDADMNMSGQPNLGVIRVCSDCNTTKTPLWRSGPCGPKSLCNACGIRQRKARRAMMAAASGSGPAMPTDSGKASPSNAAAAAAAHPKVNKEKRVDVDRSLPFKKRCKVVQVQQDHHAAAVAAPAAATDRAAVVVQAAAAEVGDDDACPSRDLLVDDIGGLISWSRSPAAPASAAAASYSLFRASPALPVQQDEITDAAMLLMTLSCGLVRS from the exons ATGTCTGCCATCTACATGAGCCAGCTCTCCACTGCCCTCCCTCTCATGGAGGGAGATCATCaccaagatcatcatcatcaccaccacCAAGGCCACTTCCAAGCCTTCACGCTGCCAAAGGATCCCCCAATCCTTTTTCCCTTTGTGATCAGCAATAGTAGCGCCAGCGAAAGCAGTCTGAGCTATGGATCAGCAGACCATCACTTGTTGAGGCAGCATCGTCATCAAGCTATGCTCGAGCCCCAACAT ATGATTGGTGGATCATCAGCTGCGAGTAGTGTCTTCACGACGCCGTTCCCGACTATGGAGAGCATCCGTGACGACATGATCGAGCCTGCCTCGTACGATCCATACGATATGGGGAAGCTGCACCAGGTGGTCGGTGGCGGGTCGATGGATGCTTGCAGCTGGACGCCGCCGGCGGCCAAGATGAGGATCACGAGGAAGGCCACTGCCGATCCCAGTGGTGCTGCGGGGAAGAAGCCGAGGAGAAGGGCGCATCAGGCAGGGTACGACGCCGACATGAACATGAGCGGCCAACCAAATTTGGGTGTTATTAGGGTGTGCTCCGACTGCAACACCACCAAGACGCCCTTGTGGAGGAGTGGTCCTTGCGGCCCCAAG TCGCTCTGCAACGCGTGCGGTATCAGGCAGCGGAAGGCGCGGCGGGCGATGATGGCCGCCGCCTCCGGCTCGGGGCCAGCAATGCCCACCGACAGCGGCAAGGCCTCGCCCAGcaacgccgccgcggccgcggcagCACACCCCAAGGTGAACAAGGAGAAGAGAGTGGACGTGGACCGGTCGCTGCCGTTCAAGAAACGGTGCAAGGTGGTCCAGGTCCAGCAGGATCATCACGCTGCGGCCGTCGCAGCTCCTGCCGCTGCCACTGACAGGGCGGCTGTCGTCGTGCAGGCCGCCGCAGCCGAGGTTGGTGACGACGACGCCTGTCCGAGCAGGGACCTGCTTGTCGACGACATTGGCGGGCTCATCAGCTGGAGCAGGAGTCCAGCGGCTCCCGCATCTGCAGCTGCTGCCTCCTACAGCTTATTCCGGGCGTCGCCGGCGTTGCCGgtgcagcaggacgagatcacgGACGCTGCCATGTTGCTGATGACGCTGTCCTGCGGTCTTGTCCGGAGTTGA